One genomic region from Candidatus Rokuibacteriota bacterium encodes:
- a CDS encoding aspartyl protease family protein translates to MAIFYVNGTLARLGDSKRQRKLRFLVDTGAFFTVVPRDVLSALKVPPTGEETVQFADGRKARWKVGEARLEIDGRSVTALVLFGKKGIQPLLGAYSLEGLGFYVDSRRRRLVRTPVVIVAKEQARLTLQLNLQERVTI, encoded by the coding sequence ATGGCAATCTTCTACGTGAATGGAACATTAGCCCGTCTTGGTGACTCAAAGCGCCAGCGCAAGCTCCGTTTTCTAGTTGACACGGGTGCGTTCTTCACCGTGGTCCCTCGAGATGTCCTCTCCGCATTGAAAGTCCCGCCAACTGGCGAGGAAACGGTACAGTTCGCCGATGGGCGGAAGGCTCGGTGGAAAGTAGGAGAGGCACGCTTGGAGATTGATGGTCGATCGGTAACGGCGCTTGTCCTCTTCGGCAAAAAGGGAATCCAACCGCTGCTTGGTGCTTACAGCCTTGAGGGCTTAGGCTTTTACGTAGATTCCCGCCGTCGCCGCCTAGTTCGCACGCCTGTCGTGATTGTGGCTAAAGAGCAAGCGCGCCTCACCTTGCAGCTGAACCTTCAGGAGCGAGTGACGATCTAG
- a CDS encoding ABC transporter permease → MAPSEASPKIAAAKPPLESGKVRPARPSRWVALAVLALMIAGAAAAPVLSPHPPLKQSLAQRLQAPMWIVGGSPDHLMGTDQLGRDILSRILHGGRISLMVGLLAVLLSGSVGTFLGLIAGHMGGAVDRLLMRLAEIQLAFPFILLVVAIVSVLGASATNVVLALGISGWVTYAKLVRAQVLTLRELAYVEAARALGAAGRRIAFRHLLPNAVSPVIVLASFSVAQMIILESALSFLGLGVQPPTPTWGGMLADSRTYLATAWWLATFPGLVLMLTVLAINILGDWLRDILDPTMAI, encoded by the coding sequence ATGGCCCCCTCCGAGGCCTCCCCCAAGATTGCGGCGGCAAAGCCGCCGCTGGAAAGCGGCAAGGTGCGGCCTGCGAGGCCGAGTCGGTGGGTGGCATTGGCCGTCCTGGCACTCATGATCGCGGGGGCGGCAGCGGCCCCGGTGCTTTCCCCACACCCGCCGCTCAAGCAATCGCTTGCCCAGCGTCTGCAGGCGCCGATGTGGATTGTCGGAGGCTCGCCCGACCACCTGATGGGAACCGATCAGCTAGGCCGGGACATCCTGAGCCGCATCCTTCACGGCGGACGGATCTCGCTCATGGTGGGGCTCCTGGCCGTTCTCCTCTCCGGGAGTGTAGGGACTTTCCTGGGGCTGATCGCGGGCCACATGGGCGGCGCCGTGGACCGGCTCCTGATGCGGCTTGCCGAGATCCAGCTCGCCTTTCCCTTCATTCTGCTCGTGGTCGCGATCGTCTCGGTGCTCGGCGCCAGTGCCACCAACGTCGTCCTGGCGCTCGGCATCAGCGGCTGGGTCACCTACGCCAAGCTCGTCCGCGCCCAGGTGCTGACGCTCCGCGAGCTGGCCTACGTGGAGGCGGCCCGGGCCCTCGGCGCCGCGGGTCGCAGGATCGCCTTCCGCCACCTCCTCCCGAACGCAGTTTCCCCGGTGATCGTGCTTGCCTCCTTCTCGGTGGCGCAGATGATCATCCTGGAGTCAGCCCTGTCGTTCCTGGGCCTGGGCGTCCAGCCGCCCACCCCGACCTGGGGCGGCATGCTCGCCGACAGCCGGACCTACCTGGCGACGGCCTGGTGGCTCGCCACCTTCCCGGGGCTGGTCCTCATGCTCACCGTGCTCGCCATCAACATCCTGGGCGACTGGCTCCGCGACATCCTGGACCCGACGATGGCGATCTAG